The DNA window GTTAAAAACGCAAATTAAATATGAGTTTGAAAAAAAGGCTGCTGCAGATTCAGTAGCTCATGCAAAAGAAAATGAAGTAAAAAATGCTCAATTAGAAACTCAAAAAGCTCAACTTTCAATTAAAAAAAATCAACAATATGCCTTGTTAATGGGATTACTGCTTGTTTTGTTATTTGCCGGATTTATGTTTAATAGGTTTAAAATAACGCAAAAACAAAAGAAAATAATTGAAAAACAAAAGGAAATGGTTGAAAACCAAAAAAATCTCGTTGAAGAAAAACAAAAAGAAATACTGGATTCAATTTATTATGCCAGGAGGATACAGTTAGCTCAAATTCCATCTGAAAAACAAGTTGATGTATTGCTGAAAAAAAGTATGATTCTTTAAATAACTAATCTAACTTTAAATTTCTCCTAAAAAATCATAATTGCTTGAATTGACATGGGTTTCAGACCTAATTTTTAATAATTCAATTTGTTCTTTATTAAATCTGTATTTTAAATTACCTATCTTAGCTTAATCGCCATATGCGCCTTTATTCATTTTTAATATTATTTTTAATTTCAGCAATAGTAACCAATGCCCAAAAAGGCAATGTTAGCGGTGATACCATAGGTGCTATTTTTAATGAAAAAATAATAGCATATAATGCCGATGGTGAAATAAGTCCCATCAAAATTCCGGATAAAGGACATTATTTTTTAGTTTATCGTTTTAAAGGTTTTGATCCGCGCAGGGTGGAAACCATTGATTCCGTTCGGGCATTGGAAGAAAAAATCACAACAATTTTGCTAGGTGGAATGGTAGATAACTTAAAAGTGATTTGTTTATCCTATGATAAAGGGGAGGAGTATAAAAAATGGTGCGAGAATATTAAAAAAAGTCCACCTTTTAAAGAAAGCGTAAAGTATACGGTGGAGTACAAGAATTTAAACGGACATCCTGATAGTGAGGCCAGATGCCGTGATTTGTTTACCAAAGTTACTTTGTTTGGCCCCGATGGTAAATTTCTTTCTTATTCCAGTTCAATTGCCAAATTCAGGTATCATTTAAAAAACGAAAAGATATTAATTAAAGGAAAAATAGTTTCAGAAAAAGATGGAGTAGAAGAACCTATAGAAGAAATGGATGTGCATGTTGAAGCCAGTAACAAACGAGATACATTAGCCAAGGGAAAAACAGATAAATATGGAGATTTTGCAGTGAAAATTCCGAATAATGACACCGCTTACATCATCAAAGCCAATGCCAAAGATAAAAATGTGGGGATACTGAAATTACTAACGCAAGAAGGAAAGAAAATATCATACATGTTCAAATCTAATAAAGGATTTGAGTTTAAATTATTAAAAGCAGATATTTTAGAATTAGCGGAAATGAAGGTAGACGAAGATATAACCATGTCCATCAAAAAATTCCAATCTAGTCAGGAAAAAGAGTTGTTGGTTATTGAGGATATTATTTACGAAAAAGACCAGTATCGTTTAACATCATCTACTGAAGAAGTTTTAAATAAAGTGTTATCCAATTTAAATAAAAACGAAAAAATGAAATTGGAAATTATTTCACACACCGATTCACAAGGAGATGACCAATTCAATTTAAAGTTGTCTGAAAAAAGAGCGCAGGTTGTTGCCGAATATCTGATTGAAAAAGGAATAGATAAAAAAAGAATTACCCATAGTGGGAAAGGAGAAACCCAAATTCGCAATCGTTGCTTCAATAATATTAACTGTTCGGATAAAGAACACGGTTACAACAGAAGAACTGAATTTAAGTTCAGTAAATAAGCATAATTTCTGATCCAAGACCCTACCGTAAAAATTAACAAGCTGAATAACAATTGTTTACAAGTATTAAGCATGAAAATTTGGTTTATAATGTAAACTACTTTACATTTGTGAAGAATTAATTAACATGACAAACATGAATCAAGAAGAAACATTTAGTGCAGAACAAAGCATGGCTACTATTACCGGTATGATACAGGCTGCTAAAAATAAATTGGCTGACGACGGCTTTTTATTGATTTTTTGGGGATGGTTGGTTACAGTTGCTGCGCTTATTAATTACATAAGTATACACATGCAATTTGAAAAAGGATATTTAGTGTGGCCTGTGCTAATGCCTTTAGGTGGAATTGTATCGGCTGTTTACGGATATAAACAAGGCAAAAAGAAAACGGTTAAAACGCATATAGATTCTTATTTGAGCTTTATTTGGGGATCTTTTTTAATAAGCATGTTTATTGCCTTAGGATTTATGCCTTTTCACGGCATTAAGTCAACTTATTTTATTTTAATGATTTTATATGGCATTGCTACATTTACAACAGGTGGCATACTTGGTTTTAAACCTTTAATTTTTGGCAGTTTAGTATCTTTTGCCTGTGCAATAATTTCTGTTTTTCTTTCCGAGCCTGATCAATTACTCATCATTGCTATTGCATTAATATTTAGTTACATCATTCCCGGTCATTTACTACGCAATAAATTTAAGTCGCAGCATGTTTAATGATTTGGATACCATATTGCATTCACAATTACGTTTAGCCGTGATATCCTTGCTGGTTACGGTTAAAGAAGCAGAGTTTACCTATTTGAAAGAACAAACCAAAGCAACAGCCGGAAATTTAAGTGTACAAATTCAAAAGTTAAAGGATGCAGGTTATATTGAAGTAGAAAAAAAATTTAAAGACAATTATCCGCAAACCTTATGCAGAATTACAGATGCCGGACTCAAAGCATTTGAAATTTATTTTAAAAACATACAAGCTTATTTAAAACCTAAAAAATAAAACATGAATACATTGCAAGACGAAAAAGATCGAATACTCTGGAAACAAGCTAAAAAGAGAGTTGAATTCAGAAATCATTTATACACCTATTTAGTGGTGAATACTTTCCTGTGGGTGTTGTGGTTTATAACCGGTAAGGAAAAAGAAGATGGGGGAATTCCCTGGCCTCTTTTTTGTACTTTAGGTTGGGGCTTTGGGTTATTCTGGCACTTTATCGGCGCTTATATTTTAAAAACCGGCACCTCGCAAATTGAAAAGGAATTTCAAAAATTGAAAGAGCAACAGAATAAATAATATTTATTCAAATATTTTAAAAGCTACTGCACTTAAATAACCGGCCAAGGTTGCTAAGCCAACCACTTTTGTTCCGCCAAGATGTACCGCTTCCGGCAACATGGTTTGCGCAATCATGGTGAGCATGGCTCCTGCAGCTAATCCTTCTATGCCAATTTCAATAACATGCGGAATAGTTGCACCAACATAATATCCTACAACAGAACCAATGGCAATAATGAGAACCAATGAAATCCACAACATCATTATTTTTCCTGTACTCATGCCTGATTTTTTCATGCCAATACTTGCGGATAATGCTTCAGGAAAATTTGAAAGAAATAAACCGGCAATTAATGTGTATGGTAATACTTCACCAAAAGTTGGATCAAGGCCGGCACTTAATTTTACCGACAACAAGGATAAAAATCCGGCACCAATTACAAAACTTTCCGGAATACCATCTATTAATAACCCCAGCCATATAGCCATTGGTGCACCACCTCCTTGATGTTCGCCATGTTCTTTTTGTGCATCAGAAACTTCTTTCTCAGTAACTATAATATCGTGTTTGGTTTTTAATTTTAAATGCGTGATTGTTGAACCAACCTTACGTAAAAATCCTCCTTTACTGTTGATTAATTCATCTAACGTATAAAATAATAGTCCTCCTAAAACACAACCCACCAATAATCCACCCATAGATTCAATGGCATGAAATTTATCTTGTGGCATTCCGGTTGGACTTTTTGCGTGACCTATAATTTCTTCCACGGTTGGTGCAATTAATTCAACGCTCAAAGCCGCTAAAAGTGCACCGGCTCCAAAAGCGGTAAAGGCTGCTGTAGTTTTCGCATTTGGTTTGAATGCTAGTCCGGTTAAGCAACCTAAGGGTAAAGAAATAGTTACTAACGATCCTATAATAAAAGACCAAATGGCGTATTTGGTAGTTGGATGCATCATTTCAGAACTGCTGTCGCTGTCTCTGAATATCATCCATCCTGCAATAATAAATAATCCGCAGGAAGCTAAAACGATAATTAAATTTTTGCCGGAGGTTTTTGATTTCATATATAAAGTTTAATTCTTAATTTTTAGTAATGATTTAACTACTCTTTCAGTGGTTAATGCTTGTATTAATATAGAAAATATTACAATCATATAAGTTATGGCGATAATTGTTTCATTAAAGGGACTATCGGGTAAAGATAATGTTAAAGCAATAGATAAGCCTCCTCGTAATCCTCCCCAGGTCATAATCAATGCTGTGTTTTTGTTGTAAAGCAATTTATTTTTCAAAAATAACATAGGTAAACGCAAGGATACGAATCTGCAAGCAATTAATAAGAAAATCGACAGAATGCCAATTTCTAAGTATTGCAATAAGAACGGAAGCATTACCATTTGTAAACCGATTAAAACAAAAAGCATGGCATTTAATAAATCGTCAAGTAATTCCCAAAATTTATCATGGTAGTCTTTTGTTTTTACCGACATAAATTTATGGGCTTTGTTGCCAACCATTAATCCAACAACAATTGTGGCGAGGGGTCCGCTTACATGAAACAACTTAGCTAATTGTCCGGTTACCATCACGAATGCCAATGACATTAAAACCACGGTATGATAATTATCTATTTTTTTAATAAAATAAAAAACAATGTAGCCATGTAAGAATCCCAATAGTAAGCCGCCAAAAACTTCTCTGGCAAACAATCCCGCGGTTTCTAATCCTGAAAAATTTTCAATCCCGGAGTTGACTACTTGCATCAAAGTTAAAAACAATACCACTCCAATTCCATCATTAAACAAAGATTCGCCTTCAATTAAAACTTCAATTTCTTTAGGCACATTACATTTTTTTAAGATGCCTAAAACGGCAATGGGATCTGTAGGTGAAATTAAAGAACCAAATAAAATGCAATACATATAATCAATATGAAGCGATACCAAATCAAGCAAAAAATAAAAAATAGTTCCGAACAGGAAAGTTGAAACCATTACTCCCAGGGTGGAGAATATCGTTATTGCGGGTCCTTGTTTTTTAAGTGCATTGAAATTAACATGAAGTGATCCTGCGAATAACAGGAAACCCAACATAACATCCAATAAAATATGGGGGAAGTTAACTTCAGCAACAATATCTTTTACCAAATCATGAAAATAACTGCTGGCATGTCCTTCTATTAAAAGTAAAATTGAAAAGATGAGTGCGATAAGCATTATTCCAACCGAAGGAGGAAATTTTAAGAAGCGGGTGTTGAGATAACTGAACGCCGCACAAATTCCGATAAGGATGGTGATAATTTGTATTACATCCATTTAATTTCGATCATCATTGGATATTTTCTTATACATATTGGCTCCATTTAAATTTTATTTGATGCCATTTTATTATCCTAGATAAGTTAGCGCTTTAGGCACCTTTTGTGTATAGAAATATAAATTATTGTTTTTATTTTCATCTGCGGCTTTAAGCATGGTAGTAACTATATCATCAACTACTTTTGGAGCTAAAGTCATTTCAATAATTTCAACTTCCTGATTAACGGCAATTCCGGTTGTGCCTTGCGTTTCATTAGATTTTCTTTTAACGCCATAGGTAATACTAGCACCGGGCGCCCCTGAGGCCATGGCTGCCTGAGTTAAGGCATCACCCATTCCGCGTTCGGTAACACAAGTTAAGCGTACCAAATCATTTAAGTATTTACGCTGTACTTTATTGGATGAATTTAAATTCATCCTCCATTCACTTCCGCCTTTTATTTCATCAATGGCTTTTATAATTTGATGATTGGTAGCCAGCTCATGTTTACCTGCTGCTACACTGGCAATGTTAACCAAACCTTTTGATACAGGCATGATGTAAATAAAACCCATACCCGGTGTATCTAATTTTCCTTCTGAAACCATGGCTTCAAAAACCGGCTCAACATCATAATTATCCACAACAACGCGAACCAATTCTTTTTCCGGACTAATTGCCACTCGTAATAAACCCAATTTTTCGCGAATACCCCTGCCTTGTCCAAAAACAACTGTTGGTCCGGGTGAACCCGCGCGCATAGCAGCCAATGCAACAGAGTCAGCCAGATTTTTTTGAATAATACAATAAATGCCCGAATAATTATTTCTAAAATGAATCTCGCTTTCAGGTTTCTCTATAGATGCTATTTCAAATTCATTTTCGGAAACAAACAAAGATTTTTCGCAAGGGGTGCAGTAAACCGCACCAGTGCCGGAACTTTGCAAGTGCGCTGCTTCTGCAATTTTTTGTACGATTTGATCAGCAAGATTATTTGGCAATAATATTTCAATCACTGTTTGTTCAGGATTTAAAGAAGGGGTAAATTTCTGATACCACTTATCTTTATAAATAGAACCTCTGGCACTGATGATGCACAATGAATTTATTTCAGCAGGAACCGACTGCTTTATTATATCGTTAGCGTTTTCTTTTGGAAGAATAGCGGTAACCAAACAAAAATTACTTTTAAATTCCATTTTAATTTATTTTTTTGGTTGCTGATTTTTTTGATTTAGAAACAATTAAGCCAACTGTTAGCACTGCTATAATTGGAGCAACAGAAGCCAGCGCCAGAATTCCAAATCCGTCTATAACGCCCGGCACGTTGGCGCCAATACCCAAACCCATGGCTAGTACAAGCGGAACGGTAATAGGCCCGGTTGTAACACCTGCACTATCCCATCCAAAATTAACAAAGGCTTCAGATGAAATTAAGGATAGTGGAATGAGTAACAAGTAGGGTGGAATTAACAAATAAGTAAGCGGTACATTGTAGGCAATTTTAAATACACCCATGGCAATACCTAATCCAACTCCAATGGCAACGGTTTGCATGAGCAAATTCTTTTTGAATGAACCAATGGTGATTTTTTCAACTGTATTTCCTAACGCATTTAAAGCGGGCTCAGCCAATGTTGCCCCGTAACCCAGAAAAAATCCAAACACAATAGCCACCATTTTTCCTGCAAATCCGGCACCAAATAACGGTCCTTGATATCCGTCTAAACCCCAAGGAACAATACGAGCGAAAGAAGAAGGGATGTTACTGCCAAGCTGTGTTCCAAGTGGAGTTAATCCCAATGAAATACCGATTCCAAAAATGGCCATTCCAATAACGGCAAATCCTATACCTAATGATATCTCATCGGCATAGGGTACTTTTTCGCGAAGTAAAAAACGAAGAACAATAAAAAGAAAAATACAAAGCGGAATTATGGCCTGCAATGCGGCAAAAAAAGAGTCTTTCAGCATCAACATGAAATTACTTTCTGTGTCCCACTGTTTGATATTTTCTGTATTCACCGTATTTTTTTCTTCTTTCTTATAGATAACGGTAGGATTATGAACAACAATTTTTCCATTTTCCAACAATACGCTATCCCCTTTGTAAGAAACTGCATATTCTCCGTTTACGGAATATTTTTGACGGAAAGTATTTAAATCTGTTTCATCAAATTCTCCGTAAGTATGATGTAATGAATTATCGGATGCAACCTGTTCGGTTTTATAAATTTCACCCGTGTAATTAGGGCCTTTGTAATAATCTCCGGCAAAGTAATGGAAAGAACTCAGGATTAATACAGCAAGAATAGGAAACAAGGAGGCAAGGGTTACAATTCCAAATCCTGCACTGCTGGAGTCGCCGGTATTTACAACCCTGCAAACACCAATACCAAGTGCTAATACCAAAGGAACGGTAACAGGCCCTGTGGTTACTCCACCGCAATCCCATGCTAAGCCAATAATGGCATTCATAATTTCATTGTTATGTGCCCAAACTGTAAATGCAGAAAGAATTACAATAGAAGGGATGATGAATGTTTTTAATGACCAACCGTACATGAATCGCAACACACCTAATAATACAGCAACACCGACACCGGCACCTACACAAAACACGAGTTGACCTGAGAATTCATTAAGCATACTATATAATAAAGGAGCGGCATCCGGTTTTACTCCGGCACCGGCTGCTTTTAAAACCGCAATTGCCGGTTCGGCAAAGGTTGCTCCCAATCCTAATAAAAAAGCAAAAATTAAAATTACGGGCAATGTTGATTTAACCGGAAGTTTAGAACCGAGTATTTCTCCAAATGGCATTAAACCCAGTGTTAAACCTTCCATAAAAAACATTAAACCCACAATTACAATTAACACGCCTAATCCAATCATGAGGGAGTAAACAATTGGTAATTGCAAAATGAAAATTTGAAAAAGCACCAAATAGGCAATAATCACCCAAACACTTTTGAGCTGATCCATAAAGCGACTGCTTACATACGGCTTTAATATGCTTAATGTTTTGGCAAACGTGAGTTTAATTTTACCGCTGCCGTAATTTTGTTCTTGTGCCATGAAAATAAAGTATTAAATGAATTAAGGGCATTGTAATTTTACTAATAATATATAATAATTCAAAATAAACTATACAGATGAACTTAATGCATATTGAATTTTATCTAAATGTTTTTGTTTACCGTCATTTCTGAATTCTCTGGATGTGTTGGTGAAGTACGTATGTATGTTTAAAAATTTCACTTGCATTTCATCCCATTGTTTTTTACTTAAATCAACACCATGTTCCAGTAATTCCTGGTGTAAATTACCTCCAATGGTATAAAAATCCATACGCCCTAAATAATCTAAATCGGCATCGCAAATTATTTCATCTAATTTCGATTTTGGATTTTGAGGTACTTTGGTGGCCATAATCATGTTGCAGATAATATTTATTTCTTCATCTGAATAACCCAAGCTCGGTAAATTTTCTTTTACTATTTCACAACCTTTTTCTTCATTTTCTTTATACTGCCTTAAAAAACCGGTATCGTGAAATAAGGCAGCTACCCGAGCTAACTCTCTTTCCTGATCAGCCATATTTTCATTTAAACATAAAATATTAACAGCATCGTGCACATCTAATGAATGTGCTTTACAGTGGTAATATAATTTTTGATCCAACTGATTCAATAAATTTTCGGCAATATTTCTCGCTTGTAAAAAACGTTCGGGCATGATTTCATTATTTACAAAATACATATCAATTTCACCTTTGCCTTTGGCGCTTAATTTCCCCCTGTATTCGCAATTAAACTGATGCTTTATTAAATCAAAAGTAGTTTGTGAAATATTTATTCTTCCCGGCTCACTGTTACTTTCCATTCTCGAACCCGTGTTCACCGTATCTCCCCAAATATCATAAGTAAATTTTTTAGTGCCCACCACACCGGCTACTAATGGTCCGGAATGAACACCAACCCGCATTTCCCATTTAATTTTTGAACGCTTACCGCGCTCGTGCAAAAAGGTAATCATATCAAAGGCTGCATAAATAATACGCAAAGCATGATTATCAGACTCAATTGGAATTCCGCATGCGGCCATATAGGCATCACCTATGGTTTTAATTTTTTCAACGCCATGTTTTTCCATGATGTAATCAAATCCTTTAAAAATATCATTCAGCTCAGTTACTAATTCTTGGGGCGAAATAGTAGATGAGGTAGCCGTAAACCCTTTAAAGTCGGTAAACAACACCGATGCTTCATTGTAACGTAAGGGTTCAATTGATCCGTTTAACTTAAGTTCATTGGCAATTTTACGGGGTAAAATATTGTGTAATAATCTTTCTGATTCTTCTTTCTCGGCCTCTAATTCTTTGGTTCTTTCTTTTACCAAAACTTCTAAGGTTTCATTCTGCTTCTCTATCATTTTCCGGCGCTGTTGCTCCTGTTTTAAAACCTCTTTGGCTAAACGTTGATTTTCAATGGCACTTACACAAATGTTAGTGAGTAGCTGTAAAAAGTTTAAGTGTTTAATAATGCTACTTACACTTCTTTCATCATCGCTCACGTCGCCAAGTAATAAATAGGCCAAGGCTTTTTCTCCCTGATAAACCGGTACAACTAAATCAAAACCTTTTAAGGCATTATTTTGTACAGAAACAATGGAATCAATTTTATTGATGTGAATTAAATCTCTGTCTACATCAATATTTTCCAATTCTTCCTCGCTGGTGCCATAATCTAATAATACGCGCCATTTTGCAAATTTGCTAAAAAGGATGAGCTTATCTATATGCAGCTGGTCTTTTACAAAGTGCTTGAATTTTTCAATAACCACTAACGTTGAAAAATCATGGTTAATGGAGTTAGTAATATCCAATAAAGCTTCAAACTGAAGTTCTTTAATGCGGAGTTTGTTGTTCAGCCTTTCGGTTTTTTTATCTGAACTTTTCTTTTTTTCTTCTTCACTCATAATTCATAACCTGCTTACAGATTAATCACCAAAATAGTAAAAACCTTCGGAAACCCCAAAACAACACCTCGATTATTAAAAATATCACTAATTCAAAGCCAAATAAGCATTGTAAAAGAGTAATAATAAAACTATCTTTGACTAGTCTAATCTTTTAGTATGACCATTGCCATTTACGCAAGAAGTACACCGGACAATGAGTCCAAATACCTCGAACAGATTCATAGTTATTT is part of the Sphingobacteriaceae bacterium genome and encodes:
- a CDS encoding OmpA family protein, with product MRLYSFLILFLISAIVTNAQKGNVSGDTIGAIFNEKIIAYNADGEISPIKIPDKGHYFLVYRFKGFDPRRVETIDSVRALEEKITTILLGGMVDNLKVICLSYDKGEEYKKWCENIKKSPPFKESVKYTVEYKNLNGHPDSEARCRDLFTKVTLFGPDGKFLSYSSSIAKFRYHLKNEKILIKGKIVSEKDGVEEPIEEMDVHVEASNKRDTLAKGKTDKYGDFAVKIPNNDTAYIIKANAKDKNVGILKLLTQEGKKISYMFKSNKGFEFKLLKADILELAEMKVDEDITMSIKKFQSSQEKELLVIEDIIYEKDQYRLTSSTEEVLNKVLSNLNKNEKMKLEIISHTDSQGDDQFNLKLSEKRAQVVAEYLIEKGIDKKRITHSGKGETQIRNRCFNNINCSDKEHGYNRRTEFKFSK
- a CDS encoding transcriptional regulator — its product is MFNDLDTILHSQLRLAVISLLVTVKEAEFTYLKEQTKATAGNLSVQIQKLKDAGYIEVEKKFKDNYPQTLCRITDAGLKAFEIYFKNIQAYLKPKK
- a CDS encoding 2TM domain-containing protein: MNTLQDEKDRILWKQAKKRVEFRNHLYTYLVVNTFLWVLWFITGKEKEDGGIPWPLFCTLGWGFGLFWHFIGAYILKTGTSQIEKEFQKLKEQQNK
- a CDS encoding sodium:proton antiporter; the encoded protein is MDVIQIITILIGICAAFSYLNTRFLKFPPSVGIMLIALIFSILLLIEGHASSYFHDLVKDIVAEVNFPHILLDVMLGFLLFAGSLHVNFNALKKQGPAITIFSTLGVMVSTFLFGTIFYFLLDLVSLHIDYMYCILFGSLISPTDPIAVLGILKKCNVPKEIEVLIEGESLFNDGIGVVLFLTLMQVVNSGIENFSGLETAGLFAREVFGGLLLGFLHGYIVFYFIKKIDNYHTVVLMSLAFVMVTGQLAKLFHVSGPLATIVVGLMVGNKAHKFMSVKTKDYHDKFWELLDDLLNAMLFVLIGLQMVMLPFLLQYLEIGILSIFLLIACRFVSLRLPMLFLKNKLLYNKNTALIMTWGGLRGGLSIALTLSLPDSPFNETIIAITYMIVIFSILIQALTTERVVKSLLKIKN
- a CDS encoding P-II family nitrogen regulator yields the protein MEFKSNFCLVTAILPKENANDIIKQSVPAEINSLCIISARGSIYKDKWYQKFTPSLNPEQTVIEILLPNNLADQIVQKIAEAAHLQSSGTGAVYCTPCEKSLFVSENEFEIASIEKPESEIHFRNNYSGIYCIIQKNLADSVALAAMRAGSPGPTVVFGQGRGIREKLGLLRVAISPEKELVRVVVDNYDVEPVFEAMVSEGKLDTPGMGFIYIMPVSKGLVNIASVAAGKHELATNHQIIKAIDEIKGGSEWRMNLNSSNKVQRKYLNDLVRLTCVTERGMGDALTQAAMASGAPGASITYGVKRKSNETQGTTGIAVNQEVEIIEMTLAPKVVDDIVTTMLKAADENKNNNLYFYTQKVPKALTYLG
- a CDS encoding DUF1538 domain-containing protein; amino-acid sequence: MLMLKDSFFAALQAIIPLCIFLFIVLRFLLREKVPYADEISLGIGFAVIGMAIFGIGISLGLTPLGTQLGSNIPSSFARIVPWGLDGYQGPLFGAGFAGKMVAIVFGFFLGYGATLAEPALNALGNTVEKITIGSFKKNLLMQTVAIGVGLGIAMGVFKIAYNVPLTYLLIPPYLLLIPLSLISSEAFVNFGWDSAGVTTGPITVPLVLAMGLGIGANVPGVIDGFGILALASVAPIIAVLTVGLIVSKSKKSATKKIN
- a CDS encoding HD domain-containing protein: MSEEEKKKSSDKKTERLNNKLRIKELQFEALLDITNSINHDFSTLVVIEKFKHFVKDQLHIDKLILFSKFAKWRVLLDYGTSEEELENIDVDRDLIHINKIDSIVSVQNNALKGFDLVVPVYQGEKALAYLLLGDVSDDERSVSSIIKHLNFLQLLTNICVSAIENQRLAKEVLKQEQQRRKMIEKQNETLEVLVKERTKELEAEKEESERLLHNILPRKIANELKLNGSIEPLRYNEASVLFTDFKGFTATSSTISPQELVTELNDIFKGFDYIMEKHGVEKIKTIGDAYMAACGIPIESDNHALRIIYAAFDMITFLHERGKRSKIKWEMRVGVHSGPLVAGVVGTKKFTYDIWGDTVNTGSRMESNSEPGRINISQTTFDLIKHQFNCEYRGKLSAKGKGEIDMYFVNNEIMPERFLQARNIAENLLNQLDQKLYYHCKAHSLDVHDAVNILCLNENMADQERELARVAALFHDTGFLRQYKENEEKGCEIVKENLPSLGYSDEEINIICNMIMATKVPQNPKSKLDEIICDADLDYLGRMDFYTIGGNLHQELLEHGVDLSKKQWDEMQVKFLNIHTYFTNTSREFRNDGKQKHLDKIQYALSSSV